From one Gossypium hirsutum isolate 1008001.06 chromosome D08, Gossypium_hirsutum_v2.1, whole genome shotgun sequence genomic stretch:
- the LOC107949058 gene encoding DDB1- and CUL4-associated factor 8, with the protein METTNFKRIKHGFFPEIINREMRISSPQTFSRHFSSSQVIVEKIDLYGKLNGHEGCVNTVEFNFNGDILVSGSDDKHVMLWNWATKTKTLCYASGHLDNIFQARIMPLTDDKRIITSSADGQVRLGEILENGQVKTRRLGKHQGRVHSLAVEPGSPHIFFSCGEDGLVQHYDLRCGSASKLFHCFSFKETNSPPLNIRLNAIIIDPRNLNYFAIGGSDEYARVYDIRRYRSDGSNVSDEPVNLFCPRHLLHSNHVHITGLAYSKASELLISYNDELIYLFQKNMGLGPSPLSLESETQLSNEEPQVYAGHRNSRTVKGVSFFGPKDEYVMSGSDCGHIFIWRKKDAKLVRVMVGDRRIVNHLEPHLCMPFLATCGFDKDVKLWAPMAGDAPALPKNLKKITESNRQNREDQSPATLAPDVIMHVVRLQRRQMFGYVERRYSRSDLESDEEDGDEDYISGLANDITFSEEYPGENFGDC; encoded by the exons ATGGAGACGACAAATTTCAAGAGAATCAAACATGGTTTTTTCCCAGAAATCATCAACCGTGAAATGAGAATTTCTTCCCCACAAACTTTTTCTCGCCATTTCTCTTCTTCACAG GTTATAGTAGAAAAAATCGATCTTTATGGGAAACTAAATGGCCATGAAGGATGTGTAAACACTGTGGAATTCAACTTTAATGGTGATATCTTGGTTTCAGGTTCTGATGATAAGCATGTTATGTTATGGAATTGGGCAACTAAAACCAAAACACTTTGTTATGCTTCTGGTCACTTAGACAATATATTTCAAGCTAGAATTATGCCTTTAACTGATGATAAGAGAATAATCACTTCTTCTGCTGATGGTCAG GTGAGGCTTGGAGAGATTTTGGAGAATGGTCAAGTTAAGACAAGAAGGTTGGGAAAGCACCAAGGTCGTGTACACAGCCTTGCTGTCGAGCCAGGAAGTCCACACATATTCTTTAGTTGTGGTGAAGACGGCTTAGTTCAACAT TATGATCTGCGATGTGGTTCGGCTTCGAAGCTTTTCCATTGCTTCTCATTCAAAGAAACTAATAGTCCGCCTTTAAACATAAGGTTAAATGCCATTATAATTGATCCAAGGAATCTGAATTACTTTGCTATTGGAGGTTCCGATGAATATGCACGCGTCTATGATATCAGAAGATATCGGTCGGATGGATCTAATGTTTCGGATGAACCCGTGAACTTATTTTGCCCTCGCCATCTGCTTCACTCTAACCATGTTCATATTACAGGATTAGCTTATTCTAAAGCAAGTGAACTTCTTATTTCTTACAACGATGAGCTGATTTATTTATTCCAAAAGAACATGGGGCTCGGACCTTCTCCGCTATCTCTTGAGTCTGAAACTCAGCTGAGCAATGAGGAGCCGCAAGTTTATGCGGGTCATAGAAACTCACGAACCGTCAAAGGAGTGAGTTTTTTTGGCCCCAAAGATGAATATGTGATGAGTGGTTCTGATTGTGGGCATATATTTATTTGGAGGAAGAAGGATGCTAAGCTTGTTCGAGTAATGGTAGGTGATCGGCGTATAGTAAATCATCTTGAGCCTCATCTGTGCATGCCATTTTTAGCTACATGTGGATTTGATAAAGATGTAAAGCTTTGGGCTCCTATGGCTGGTGATGCTCCTGCACTTCCTAAAAACTTGAAGAAG ATTACGGAATCTAATAGACAGAATAGAGAAGACCAGTCCCCGGCAACACTTGCCCCCGATGTTATAATGCATGTTGTCCGCCTACAGAGGCGGCAGATGTTTGGATATGTTGAAAGAAGGTATAGTAGATCTGATCTCgaaagtgatgaagaagatgggGATGAAGATTATATTTCAGGGCTCGCAAATGACATCACATTTTCGGAAGAGTATCCTGGTGAGAACTTCGGAGATTGCTAG
- the LOC121220126 gene encoding protein NRT1/ PTR FAMILY 2.6, protein MLDPLWPQPCQHGSTSCPTPSKVQFCILYSGIALAAVGVAGTRFTIAAIGANQFDNSKDQRVFFNWFTISLYTSMVLGATVIVYIEENVSWVFGYWLCVAVNVIGLVVFLSGKRYYRHIKPQGSPFLSLAHVVVATIVKRKVPLSSRAEDYYHKEDGPKEKPVSLPSKSFRFLNHAAAMEAEEDSKVNSWRLCSVQQVEDFKNLLRIFPLLSSGVLMCTTLPVISTLTILQTLTVNRHLGPDMKVPAGSMIVFILTSTAINLTLIDWFLFPLWKKITLRSPMPLHRIGLGHLFNMTGMAVASLVESRRLKLAQTHSVLDHPGSVVPMFVLWLVPQLVLVGLGEAFHYPGQVTLYYQEFPQPLRSTTAAMISVVVGFAYYLSTTVIDLVRRVTTWLPDDINNGRLGNVYSMFAMMQMLNFFYFLFCAKCYKYHSVERGNKNSDDESSKS, encoded by the exons ATGCTTGATCCCTTATGGCCTCAACCATGTCAACACGGATCAACATCGTGCCCGACACCATCAAAAGTTCAATTCTGTATACTTTACTCAGGCATAGCATTAGCTGCGGTAGGTGTGGCGGGCACACGTTTCACCATCGCAGCTATCGGAGCCAACCAATTCGACAATTCGAAGGATCAAAGGGTGTTCTTCAATTGGTTCACCATCAGTTTGTACACATCAATGGTGTTAGGTGCCACGGTGATTGTGTACATTGAGGAAAATGTGAGTTGGGTGTTCGGGTATTGGTTGTGTGTTGCGGTGAATGTCATCGGGTTAGTCGTTTTTTTATCAGGGAAACGTTATTATCGACACATAAAGCCTCAGGGAAGCCCATTTTTGAGCCTTGCACATGTTGTTGTTGCCACAATTGTTAAGAGAAAAGTGCCTCTTTCATCTAGAGCTGAAGATTATTACCATAAAGAAGATGGTCCTAAGGAGAAACCGGTTTCATTGCCTTCCAAAAGCTTCAG GTTTCTAAACCATGCTGCTGCAATGGAAGCCGAGGAGGACAGCAAGGTAAATTCATGGAGACTATGCTCCGTACAACAAGTTGAGGATTTTAAAAACCTGTTGCGAATTTTCCCATTACTGTCGAGTGGCGTATTAATGTGCACGACACTGCCGGTTATAAGCACCTTAACAATCCTCCAAACTCTAACGGTCAATCGCCATCTCGGACCAGATATGAAAGTCCCAGCAGGGTCAATGATAGTGTTCATATTAACCTCAACAGCTATCAACCTCACATTGATTGATTGGTTCCTTTTTCCGCTATGGAAGAAGATAACCTTAAGATCACCGATGCCCCTTCACCGGATTGGACTCGGTCACTTATTTAACATGACAGGTATGGCTGTTGCTTCCTTGGTGGAATCAAGAAGGCTAAAACTGGCTCAAACCCATAGTGTTTTGGACCATCCAGGGTCCGTTGTCCCTATGTTTGTCCTATGGTTAGTGCCCCAACTAGTCTTAGTTGGACTCGGTGAAGCATTTCATTATCCGGGACAAGTCACGTTGTATTACCAAGAATTTCCGCAGCCGTTGAGAAGCACCACGGCAGCAATGATTTCAGTTGTCGTTGGATTCGCCTACTATCTAAGCACCACCGTGATTGATTTGGTTCGAAGGGTCACAACGTGGTTGCCAGACGATATAAACAACGGGAGACTCGGGAATGTGTATTCGATGTTTGCAATGATGCAGATGTTGAACTTCTTTTATTTCCTGTTTTGTGCAAAGTGTTATAAGTATCATAGTGTGGAGAGAGGAAATAAAAACAGTGATGATGAGAGTTCTAAAAGCTGA